Proteins encoded together in one Synechococcus sp. A15-62 window:
- a CDS encoding argininosuccinate synthase, producing the protein MGRAKKVVLAYSGGVDTSVCIPYLKQEWGVEDVITFAADLGQGDELEPIRQKALDAGASQSLVGDLIEPFIKDFAFPAIRANALYEGRYPLSTALARPLIAKRLVEVAREVGADAVAHGCTGKGNDQVRFDVAIAALAPDLKVLTPAREWGMSREETIAYGERFGLPAPVSKKSPYSIDLNLLGRSIEAGPLEDPMVAPPEEVFAMTRSVEAAPDASEEIEIAFEAGNPVAINGQKLDPVALIREANRLAGTHGIGRLDMIENRVVGIKSREIYETPGLLLLIQAHQELESLTLAADVLRSKRQLEMQWADLVYQGLWFGPLKDALDGFMDRTQATVNGVVRLRLHKGTATVTGRGSADSSLYVPEMASYGSEDQFDHRAAEGFIYVWGLPTRLWSASQRRSS; encoded by the coding sequence ATGGGCCGCGCCAAGAAGGTGGTACTCGCCTATTCCGGGGGAGTGGATACCAGCGTTTGCATTCCCTACCTCAAGCAGGAATGGGGTGTGGAGGATGTGATCACCTTTGCCGCTGATCTCGGCCAGGGCGATGAGCTGGAGCCGATCCGTCAGAAAGCGCTGGATGCCGGTGCCAGTCAGTCGCTGGTGGGTGATCTGATCGAGCCCTTCATCAAGGATTTCGCCTTTCCGGCGATTCGAGCCAACGCCCTTTACGAAGGCCGTTACCCCCTCTCCACGGCTTTGGCGAGGCCTCTGATTGCCAAGCGCCTTGTGGAGGTGGCCCGGGAGGTGGGTGCCGATGCTGTCGCCCATGGATGCACAGGCAAGGGCAACGATCAGGTGCGTTTTGATGTGGCCATCGCTGCATTGGCACCGGATCTCAAGGTGCTCACTCCTGCCCGTGAGTGGGGCATGAGCCGCGAGGAGACCATCGCCTACGGCGAACGCTTTGGTCTGCCCGCACCGGTGAGCAAGAAGTCGCCCTACTCGATCGATCTCAATCTGCTGGGCCGAAGCATTGAGGCCGGACCCCTTGAAGACCCGATGGTGGCTCCGCCGGAGGAGGTGTTTGCCATGACGCGATCGGTGGAGGCTGCTCCGGATGCCTCCGAAGAGATCGAGATTGCTTTTGAAGCAGGCAATCCTGTGGCGATCAACGGCCAGAAGCTGGACCCAGTGGCCCTGATCCGTGAAGCCAACCGTCTGGCGGGCACCCATGGCATTGGCCGTCTCGACATGATCGAGAACCGGGTGGTGGGCATCAAATCCAGGGAGATCTACGAAACGCCTGGCCTTTTGCTGTTGATCCAGGCCCACCAGGAACTGGAAAGCCTGACCCTGGCCGCCGATGTGCTGCGCAGCAAGCGGCAATTGGAGATGCAGTGGGCCGATCTCGTCTATCAGGGCCTTTGGTTTGGTCCTCTCAAGGATGCTCTGGATGGCTTCATGGACCGCACCCAGGCCACCGTCAACGGTGTCGTTCGTCTCCGGCTGCACAAAGGAACGGCCACGGTCACCGGCCGCGGCTCAGCAGACAGCAGCCTGTACGTCCCCGAAATGGCGTCCTACGGCAGTGAGGATCAGTTCGATCACCGCGCTGCAGAGGGCTTCATTTACGTCTGGGGTTTGCCAACCCGACTCTGGTCAGCATCCCAGCGCCGCTCAAGCTGA
- a CDS encoding shikimate dehydrogenase — MINGGTSLVGLLGNPVRHSLSPVMQNAALESMGLNWRYLALPCESESLDQVLKGLRAVGCQGLNVTIPHKQAIAALCEERSPLAQRLGAVNTLIPGEGGGWSGTNTDVEGFLAPLGANDAWAGRHAVVIGCGGSARAVVAGLQTLNLSSITVVGRRSEALQAFITDLQQDKAPLTPCLDNAGQLNDAVARAALVVNTTPVGMAQHGDPEAMPLGADIWCRLSPEAVLYDLIYTPRPTSWLAAGQQRGHRCIDGLEMLVQQGAASLRLWSGRDDVPVEAMRSAAATALAT, encoded by the coding sequence ATGATCAACGGCGGCACCAGCCTTGTGGGCCTACTTGGCAATCCAGTGCGCCACTCGCTCTCGCCGGTGATGCAGAACGCAGCCCTCGAAAGCATGGGGCTCAACTGGCGCTACCTGGCCCTGCCATGCGAAAGCGAAAGCCTTGATCAGGTGTTGAAGGGTCTCAGGGCCGTGGGCTGCCAGGGGCTCAACGTCACCATCCCCCATAAACAAGCCATCGCCGCACTCTGCGAGGAGCGGAGCCCGTTGGCGCAACGGCTCGGTGCCGTCAACACCCTGATTCCGGGAGAAGGCGGTGGCTGGTCCGGCACCAACACCGACGTGGAGGGCTTTCTTGCACCCCTCGGTGCCAACGATGCCTGGGCAGGACGCCATGCCGTGGTGATCGGCTGCGGCGGATCAGCTCGGGCGGTGGTCGCCGGTCTGCAGACCCTGAACCTCAGCAGCATCACCGTTGTGGGACGGCGAAGCGAGGCACTGCAAGCCTTCATCACTGATCTGCAGCAGGACAAGGCCCCCCTGACGCCCTGTCTCGACAACGCAGGTCAGCTCAACGACGCCGTCGCGCGAGCGGCTCTCGTGGTGAACACCACCCCGGTCGGGATGGCCCAGCACGGCGACCCCGAGGCGATGCCACTGGGGGCCGACATCTGGTGCAGGCTGAGCCCCGAGGCGGTTCTCTACGACCTGATCTACACACCCAGGCCCACCAGCTGGCTTGCAGCTGGTCAACAACGGGGCCACCGCTGCATCGATGGCCTCGAAATGCTGGTTCAGCAGGGCGCTGCCTCGCTGCGGCTCTGGAGTGGACGCGACGACGTTCCTGTCGAGGCGATGCGAAGCGCCGCCGCGACTGCTCTTGCGACCTAA
- a CDS encoding serine hydrolase: MVKLFRRIFNAPLVWLHRIYNYVAQSSLTNTKLQAFMSRFLAVAPTLALEAMAFGRGKRYRHFANPRLSQVNATTRNPSSSINPWPLVDSASTNPPEIDWKALTKVLDDAFREEDPGSPKRTRAVVVVQDGWVMAERYAKGVNPDAPLRGWSMSKSVAHALIGRAIQEGLFDPTHPPIVPEWSDPQDPRHEISLNQLLRMRSGLAFEESGELNSDLLQMLQQKDMAHFAARKPLDKSPRKKWKYTSGPTNILSRMLRHSIDNDELYWKFPSQELFEPLGMTSAVFETDKSGTFVGSSGVLASGQDWARFGQLYLDNGKWNGEQLIPKKWVKEARRSTHGSRQKYGAHWWLSSRKSRPDLPNDSYSAEGFQGQLLLIAPSQCAVIVRLGQTPKKGGFDKNAFGAQVLLALRRGKPDKFSSKPRRSHINTGIQEQKKGILKNQRTQ, from the coding sequence ATGGTGAAATTGTTTAGAAGAATTTTTAATGCACCGCTAGTGTGGCTTCATCGTATATATAACTATGTAGCGCAGAGCTCATTAACAAATACTAAGCTGCAAGCATTTATGTCTCGCTTTTTAGCTGTTGCACCGACATTAGCTCTCGAAGCGATGGCATTTGGCAGAGGTAAACGATACCGACACTTTGCTAATCCTCGCCTATCGCAAGTTAACGCTACCACAAGGAATCCAAGTTCAAGTATTAATCCTTGGCCACTTGTCGACTCGGCAAGTACTAATCCGCCCGAAATCGATTGGAAGGCTCTGACCAAGGTGCTCGATGACGCATTTCGCGAGGAGGACCCTGGCTCACCAAAACGAACCCGCGCTGTGGTGGTAGTACAGGACGGATGGGTGATGGCTGAGCGCTACGCAAAAGGCGTTAATCCTGATGCTCCTCTGCGCGGCTGGTCTATGAGCAAAAGTGTTGCTCATGCCCTAATTGGCAGAGCAATCCAAGAAGGACTTTTTGATCCGACCCACCCTCCGATCGTTCCTGAATGGAGTGATCCTCAAGACCCACGGCATGAGATCAGTTTGAATCAACTCCTAAGAATGAGAAGCGGTCTAGCGTTCGAAGAGAGCGGAGAGCTAAATTCAGATCTTCTGCAGATGTTGCAGCAAAAAGATATGGCGCACTTCGCCGCCAGAAAACCTTTGGATAAGTCACCTCGCAAAAAGTGGAAATACACATCGGGGCCAACCAATATTCTCAGCCGGATGCTGAGGCATTCCATCGACAACGATGAGCTCTATTGGAAGTTCCCCTCACAAGAGTTGTTCGAACCTTTAGGAATGACATCTGCCGTTTTCGAAACCGATAAAAGTGGAACGTTTGTTGGCTCATCAGGGGTTTTAGCCAGTGGACAAGATTGGGCTCGATTTGGTCAACTCTATTTGGATAATGGGAAATGGAATGGTGAGCAGCTCATACCAAAAAAATGGGTTAAAGAGGCTCGCCGCTCAACTCATGGGTCAAGACAAAAATATGGAGCTCACTGGTGGTTGAGCAGTCGTAAATCACGACCAGATTTACCAAATGACAGTTATTCAGCGGAAGGTTTTCAGGGACAATTGCTGCTGATAGCCCCATCACAGTGCGCAGTAATCGTTCGTTTGGGGCAAACACCTAAAAAAGGAGGCTTTGATAAAAATGCATTTGGAGCCCAAGTTCTCTTAGCTCTTCGAAGAGGCAAACCCGATAAATTCAGCAGTAAGCCACGTCGTTCACACATAAACACAGGAATACAGGAACAAAAAAAAGGGATTCTAAAAAATCAAAGGACTCAGTGA
- a CDS encoding L,D-transpeptidase codes for MAVLAGACLQLGPVQSRPADPIPPVALWLSDAEALALLPAAVRSRSTKQLVLHRSSRQLILLEQGQLRLRVPAAVGTQGWETPLGEHRVLFKAVDPVWRHPGTGALVPPGGRNPLGSRWIAFYQDCSNPGGWDGEKVVQVRGCSHVGLHGTPHRWTVGRAVSHGCVRLYDEHIRRVFDLVDVGTPVVVLP; via the coding sequence TTGGCGGTTCTCGCTGGAGCTTGTCTCCAGCTCGGGCCGGTTCAGTCCAGGCCTGCGGATCCCATTCCACCGGTTGCCCTCTGGCTCAGTGATGCGGAAGCACTGGCCTTGCTGCCTGCTGCTGTTCGTTCCCGTTCCACGAAGCAGCTGGTGCTGCATCGTTCCAGCCGTCAGCTGATCCTGCTGGAGCAGGGGCAGCTTCGTTTGCGTGTGCCTGCTGCTGTCGGCACCCAAGGCTGGGAAACGCCTCTCGGCGAGCATCGGGTGCTGTTCAAAGCGGTGGACCCCGTCTGGCGGCATCCCGGCACCGGTGCTCTGGTTCCCCCCGGAGGCCGAAATCCCCTGGGATCTCGTTGGATTGCTTTTTATCAGGACTGCTCCAATCCCGGTGGTTGGGATGGCGAGAAGGTGGTGCAGGTCCGCGGCTGCTCCCACGTCGGCTTGCACGGCACGCCCCACCGTTGGACGGTCGGACGGGCCGTGTCGCATGGATGCGTTCGCCTTTATGACGAACACATCCGCAGGGTCTTTGACCTTGTGGATGTGGGGACTCCGGTGGTGGTCCTGCCCTGA
- the mraY gene encoding phospho-N-acetylmuramoyl-pentapeptide-transferase — translation MLVVLMTSFAADKWITNAQLSLPLLIAAVCATATAALGIPLLRRLKMGQFIREEGPKAHQSKAGTPTMGGLLVVPVGVVLGSLITRDAVASQQLLSLAALTLAFMLIGGIDDWSSLTKHTNTGLTARWKLLLQAMAAATFLAIAAWQGWISSSIALPFGLELPMGLLIWPLGLFVVLAESNATNLTDGLDGLASGCGALVFTGLALQLMLRGDNGDPALAGFCMAMAGAWLGFLVHNRNPARAFMGDTGSLAMGAALSGVALLSNSLWPLLVMGGVFVAESLSVIIQVWVFKATKGPDGQGRRVFRMAPLHHHFELGGTDERSVVPAFWLVTAGLVLLGLVLRP, via the coding sequence ATGCTGGTGGTCTTGATGACCAGCTTTGCAGCCGACAAATGGATCACCAATGCGCAACTGAGCCTGCCGCTCTTGATTGCAGCGGTCTGCGCAACAGCGACTGCAGCCCTGGGCATCCCCCTTCTGCGGCGCTTGAAGATGGGGCAGTTCATCCGTGAGGAGGGCCCCAAAGCCCATCAAAGCAAGGCGGGAACGCCAACGATGGGGGGCCTTCTGGTGGTTCCCGTCGGGGTCGTGCTCGGGAGCCTGATCACACGCGATGCCGTGGCGTCACAACAACTGCTCAGCCTGGCAGCCCTGACCCTGGCGTTCATGCTGATCGGTGGCATCGATGACTGGAGCAGCCTCACCAAACACACCAATACAGGCCTGACGGCACGATGGAAATTACTGCTGCAAGCCATGGCGGCCGCAACCTTTCTGGCCATCGCTGCCTGGCAGGGCTGGATCAGCAGCAGCATTGCTTTGCCCTTTGGCCTTGAACTGCCAATGGGACTCCTGATCTGGCCGCTGGGGCTGTTTGTCGTTCTGGCGGAAAGCAACGCCACCAACCTCACCGATGGCCTGGATGGTTTGGCCAGCGGCTGCGGAGCACTGGTGTTTACGGGTCTGGCACTTCAACTGATGCTGCGAGGGGACAACGGAGATCCCGCTCTGGCTGGCTTCTGCATGGCCATGGCCGGGGCCTGGCTTGGGTTTCTCGTGCACAACCGAAACCCGGCTCGGGCCTTCATGGGCGACACGGGATCCCTGGCGATGGGTGCCGCCCTCAGCGGTGTGGCCCTGTTGTCCAACAGCCTCTGGCCCCTGCTGGTGATGGGAGGCGTCTTCGTGGCGGAATCCCTCTCCGTGATCATCCAGGTTTGGGTGTTCAAGGCCACGAAAGGCCCTGATGGTCAGGGGCGACGCGTGTTCCGCATGGCGCCACTCCATCACCATTTTGAGCTGGGAGGCACCGATGAACGAAGCGTGGTGCCTGCGTTCTGGCTTGTCACAGCAGGGCTTGTGCTTCTCGGACTGGTGCTGCGTCCCTAA
- the purT gene encoding formate-dependent phosphoribosylglycinamide formyltransferase, whose amino-acid sequence MPSFPRTVMLLGSGELGKEVAIAAQRLGCRVIACDRYAGAPAMQVADVAEVLPMTDADALLEVVRRHQPDVVIPEIEALAVHALAELEQEGITVIPTARATAVTMNRDRIRDLAAGELDLRTARFAYASSAEELKAVAEPLGWPVVVKPVMSSSGKGQSVVDCADDLPKAWEAAMAGARGTSTQVIVEEFLHFDLEITLLTIRQRNGETLFCAPIGHEQEGGDYQCSWQPAQLTDQQLHQAQAMAKTVTDNLGGAGLFGVEFFLCGDEVIFSELSPRPHDTGLVTLISQNLSEFELHLRAVLGLPIPAITAADAAASRVILAQTNMDSVAFEGVEQALTEADTQVLLFGKPTARPGRRMGVALARGVDRKEAQAKADRAAACVSVIPGSTAG is encoded by the coding sequence ATGCCGTCGTTTCCACGCACCGTGATGCTGCTGGGCAGCGGGGAGCTGGGCAAGGAGGTGGCCATTGCTGCCCAACGGCTGGGCTGCCGGGTGATCGCCTGTGATCGCTATGCCGGTGCCCCGGCCATGCAGGTGGCTGACGTGGCCGAAGTGCTGCCGATGACCGATGCCGATGCCTTGCTGGAGGTGGTCAGGCGCCACCAACCCGATGTGGTGATCCCGGAGATCGAAGCACTCGCCGTTCATGCCCTGGCGGAACTCGAACAGGAAGGAATCACCGTGATTCCAACGGCCCGTGCGACGGCCGTCACGATGAACCGAGACCGCATCCGCGACCTGGCAGCCGGCGAACTCGATCTCCGCACCGCCCGGTTCGCCTATGCCTCCAGCGCTGAGGAACTCAAAGCGGTGGCGGAGCCGCTGGGCTGGCCCGTCGTGGTGAAACCGGTGATGAGTTCCTCCGGCAAAGGCCAGAGCGTGGTGGACTGTGCGGACGATCTGCCCAAGGCCTGGGAGGCCGCCATGGCCGGCGCACGGGGCACCTCAACCCAGGTGATCGTGGAGGAATTTCTCCATTTTGATCTGGAGATCACCTTGCTCACCATCCGTCAGCGCAATGGCGAAACCCTGTTCTGTGCACCAATCGGCCACGAACAGGAAGGAGGGGACTATCAGTGCAGCTGGCAGCCGGCGCAACTGACCGACCAGCAACTGCATCAGGCCCAGGCCATGGCCAAGACCGTCACCGACAACCTGGGCGGTGCCGGCCTCTTCGGTGTGGAATTTTTCCTCTGTGGCGATGAGGTGATTTTTTCCGAACTCTCTCCCCGGCCGCATGACACAGGCCTGGTCACCCTGATCAGCCAGAACCTGAGCGAGTTCGAACTGCATCTGCGCGCTGTTCTCGGTCTTCCGATCCCCGCCATCACAGCAGCAGATGCCGCCGCCAGCCGAGTGATCCTGGCCCAAACAAACATGGACTCCGTCGCTTTTGAAGGGGTCGAACAAGCGCTCACGGAAGCCGACACCCAAGTGCTGCTGTTCGGCAAGCCCACAGCCCGCCCCGGTCGGCGGATGGGTGTGGCTCTGGCAAGGGGAGTCGATCGCAAGGAAGCACAAGCCAAAGCCGACAGGGCAGCCGCCTGTGTATCCGTGATCCCAGGATCAACGGCTGGCTGA
- the rpsF gene encoding 30S ribosomal protein S6: MTHDPYYETMYILRPDIPEEEVESHLTKYRDMLVEAGADVLDNQMRGKRRLAYPIAKHKEGIYVQLSHNGDGQHVAVLEKAMRLSEDVIRYLTVKQEGPLPAPRVMPGSEAAQQQQAEAAASAD; encoded by the coding sequence ATGACGCACGATCCGTATTACGAAACCATGTACATCCTTCGTCCGGACATTCCGGAGGAGGAAGTTGAAAGCCATCTCACCAAGTACCGCGACATGCTCGTGGAAGCTGGTGCCGACGTACTGGACAACCAGATGCGCGGTAAGCGCCGTCTGGCCTACCCCATTGCGAAGCACAAGGAAGGCATTTACGTGCAACTGAGCCACAACGGCGACGGCCAGCACGTCGCTGTTCTCGAGAAGGCAATGCGCCTCAGTGAGGATGTGATCCGCTACCTGACCGTGAAGCAGGAAGGCCCTCTTCCCGCACCTCGGGTGATGCCGGGCAGCGAAGCTGCTCAACAGCAACAGGCCGAAGCCGCTGCATCAGCTGACTGA
- a CDS encoding DUF3134 domain-containing protein produces MSALVDLNALDSVNPSLTRYGRRDPAPVLPLREEPDLLSWLEASGRLVADEESGSPEVSTVEEEELSALMGEKEDYNKDDEQNEEQWED; encoded by the coding sequence ATGAGCGCTCTGGTTGATTTAAACGCCCTGGACAGCGTCAACCCGTCCCTCACCCGCTACGGGCGCCGCGACCCCGCACCCGTACTGCCCCTGCGTGAGGAGCCCGACCTCCTGTCCTGGCTGGAAGCCAGCGGTCGTCTCGTCGCCGACGAAGAATCCGGATCACCTGAAGTGAGCACCGTCGAAGAGGAGGAACTCTCCGCGCTCATGGGTGAGAAAGAGGATTACAACAAGGATGACGAGCAAAACGAGGAGCAGTGGGAGGACTGA
- the dnaK gene encoding molecular chaperone DnaK produces the protein MGKVVGIDLGTTNSCVSVMEGGKPTVIANAEGFRTTPSVVAYTKNQDQLVGQIAKRQAVMNPDNTFYSVKRFIGRRVDEVNEESKEVSYGVEKAGSNVKVKCPVLDKQFAPEEVSAQVLRKLAEDAGKYLGETVSQAVITVPAYFNDSQRQATKDAGKIAGLEVLRIINEPTAAALAYGLDKKSNERILVFDLGGGTFDVSVLEVGDGVFEVLSTAGDTHLGGDDFDKVIVDHLAETFKSNEGIDLRQDKQALQRLTEAAEKAKVELSNATQSEINLPFITATPEGPKHLDLTLTRAKFEELASKLIDRCAMPVEQALKDAKLSSGELDEIVMVGGSTRIPAVLELVKRITGKDPNQTVNPDEVVAVGAAIQGGVLAGEVKDILLLDVTPLSLGVETLGGVMTKMITRNTTVPTKKTETYSTAVDGQTNVEIHVLQGEREMASDNKSLGTFRLDGIPPAPRGVPQIEVTFDIDANGILSVTAKDKGSGKEQSISITGASTLSDSEVDKMVKDAEANASADKEKREKIDLKNQAETLVYQAEKQMGELGDKVDSDAKAKLEDKRLKLKEATEKDDYDAMKTLLEELQQELYTVGASVYQQEGAAAGAGAPGADAGAGTNAGGGDASDDVIDAEFTETK, from the coding sequence ATGGGCAAGGTTGTCGGCATTGACCTTGGCACCACGAACAGCTGTGTTTCCGTGATGGAGGGCGGCAAGCCCACCGTGATCGCAAACGCCGAGGGCTTCCGCACGACGCCTTCCGTGGTTGCTTACACCAAGAACCAGGATCAGCTGGTGGGTCAGATCGCCAAACGTCAGGCGGTGATGAACCCAGACAACACCTTCTATTCCGTCAAGCGTTTCATCGGCCGTCGGGTTGATGAGGTGAATGAGGAGTCGAAAGAGGTGAGCTACGGCGTTGAGAAGGCCGGCTCCAACGTGAAGGTGAAGTGCCCGGTTCTCGACAAGCAATTCGCGCCTGAAGAGGTTTCCGCTCAGGTGCTGCGCAAACTGGCTGAGGACGCCGGTAAGTACCTCGGCGAAACCGTCAGCCAAGCGGTGATCACCGTTCCGGCTTACTTCAACGACTCCCAGCGCCAGGCCACCAAGGACGCCGGAAAGATCGCTGGCCTTGAGGTGCTGCGCATCATCAACGAGCCCACCGCTGCGGCTCTGGCCTATGGCCTCGACAAGAAGAGCAACGAGCGCATTCTGGTCTTCGACCTGGGCGGTGGCACCTTCGACGTCTCTGTTCTGGAAGTTGGCGACGGTGTGTTTGAGGTGTTGTCCACCGCTGGTGACACGCACCTCGGCGGTGACGACTTCGACAAAGTGATCGTTGATCACCTGGCCGAGACGTTCAAATCCAACGAAGGCATCGATCTGCGTCAGGACAAGCAGGCCTTGCAACGCCTCACCGAAGCCGCTGAAAAAGCGAAGGTCGAGCTGTCCAACGCCACCCAGAGCGAGATCAACCTGCCGTTCATCACGGCCACACCTGAGGGTCCCAAGCACCTGGATCTCACCCTCACCCGCGCCAAGTTCGAGGAACTGGCCTCCAAGCTGATCGACCGCTGCGCCATGCCTGTGGAGCAGGCGCTCAAGGACGCCAAGCTGTCCTCCGGCGAGCTGGACGAGATCGTGATGGTGGGTGGTTCCACCCGCATCCCGGCCGTGCTCGAACTGGTGAAGCGCATCACCGGCAAAGACCCCAACCAGACGGTGAACCCCGACGAGGTGGTGGCTGTGGGTGCTGCCATTCAGGGCGGTGTGCTGGCTGGCGAGGTGAAGGACATCCTTCTGCTTGACGTCACGCCCCTCTCCCTGGGTGTGGAAACCCTCGGCGGTGTGATGACCAAAATGATCACCCGCAACACCACGGTTCCCACCAAGAAGACCGAGACCTACTCCACGGCTGTGGATGGTCAGACCAATGTGGAAATCCACGTGCTCCAGGGTGAGCGCGAGATGGCGTCCGACAACAAGTCGCTTGGAACCTTCCGTCTCGATGGCATCCCCCCGGCTCCCCGGGGCGTGCCTCAGATCGAGGTGACCTTCGACATCGACGCCAACGGCATCCTCAGCGTCACCGCCAAGGACAAGGGCAGCGGCAAGGAGCAGTCCATCTCGATCACCGGCGCGTCGACCCTCTCGGATTCCGAGGTCGACAAGATGGTGAAAGACGCTGAGGCTAACGCCAGCGCTGACAAGGAGAAGCGCGAAAAGATCGACCTCAAGAACCAGGCCGAAACCCTCGTTTACCAGGCTGAAAAGCAGATGGGAGAACTGGGCGACAAGGTTGATTCCGACGCCAAGGCGAAGCTCGAGGACAAGCGCCTCAAGCTCAAGGAAGCCACCGAGAAGGATGACTACGACGCGATGAAGACCCTGCTGGAGGAACTGCAGCAGGAGCTCTACACCGTGGGTGCGTCCGTCTATCAGCAGGAAGGGGCTGCAGCTGGTGCTGGTGCGCCTGGTGCTGACGCCGGTGCCGGTACCAATGCCGGTGGTGGCGATGCCAGTGACGACGTCATCGACGCGGAGTTCACCGAGACCAAGTGA
- a CDS encoding alpha/beta hydrolase: MRRALLFTGAGLMIAAAGLPGFAAPKQTARTVTNGFVRSNVLLPIGGKKAVSNPVPQDLSDLSGWTREELEVGLEKQYDVDVADVTRFLYSTEGEAFLKESINGNYHPYYSQQNDLQAVRSAIILDAEDGKLSSYGMMAKLPTDQRLQGAMKVCNADVQGDFHKDTSLLSWYMNTPACIQAYTAKAEEPAPAAAPVQGLW, encoded by the coding sequence ATGCGCAGAGCACTTCTGTTCACCGGTGCCGGCCTGATGATCGCCGCAGCTGGACTCCCTGGCTTCGCCGCCCCCAAGCAAACCGCCCGCACCGTCACCAACGGCTTCGTTCGCTCCAACGTGCTGTTGCCCATCGGTGGCAAAAAGGCCGTCTCTAATCCCGTTCCTCAGGATCTGAGCGATCTGTCCGGTTGGACCCGTGAAGAACTCGAAGTGGGTCTGGAGAAGCAGTACGACGTCGACGTTGCTGACGTCACTCGCTTCCTCTATTCCACCGAAGGCGAGGCCTTCCTCAAAGAAAGCATCAACGGCAACTATCACCCGTACTACAGCCAGCAGAACGACCTCCAGGCCGTTCGCAGCGCCATCATTCTCGATGCTGAAGATGGCAAACTCTCCAGCTACGGAATGATGGCCAAGCTGCCGACCGACCAGCGCCTGCAGGGTGCCATGAAGGTCTGCAATGCCGACGTGCAAGGTGATTTCCACAAGGACACCTCGCTGCTCAGCTGGTACATGAACACCCCGGCCTGCATCCAGGCCTACACCGCCAAGGCCGAAGAGCCCGCTCCTGCTGCTGCTCCCGTCCAGGGACTCTGGTGA
- a CDS encoding Tic20 family protein yields MRPKVPTIPSSNVQIPLWQRLLAPLVYLLPWSDAIPFGLGADGVFNQIPLLRLLIVPAVPLIQLDRGVPFGGLLLFFVLFLAVVRNPAVPYFIRFNTLQALLTDIVIVVLSFAFGILLQPIAGGSLLVSTLSSTIVVAVLAILLFALVECWRGREPDLPGISQAVRMQLY; encoded by the coding sequence TTGCGACCTAAGGTCCCAACAATCCCTAGCTCCAACGTGCAGATTCCCCTCTGGCAGCGGCTGCTCGCACCGCTGGTGTACCTGCTCCCCTGGAGTGACGCCATTCCCTTTGGCCTCGGGGCTGACGGTGTGTTCAACCAGATCCCGTTGCTGAGACTGCTGATCGTTCCCGCGGTACCGCTGATCCAATTGGATCGGGGGGTTCCCTTCGGTGGCCTGCTGCTGTTCTTCGTGCTGTTTCTGGCGGTAGTGCGGAATCCGGCCGTTCCCTACTTCATCCGCTTCAACACCCTGCAGGCCCTGCTCACCGACATCGTGATCGTTGTGCTGAGCTTTGCGTTTGGCATCCTTCTCCAACCCATTGCCGGCGGCAGCCTGCTGGTGAGCACCCTGTCCAGCACGATCGTGGTGGCGGTGCTGGCCATTCTTCTGTTTGCCCTGGTGGAGTGCTGGCGCGGGCGCGAACCGGATCTTCCCGGCATCAGCCAGGCCGTACGCATGCAGCTCTACTGA
- a CDS encoding M23 family metallopeptidase yields the protein MLGLFAALLVPMSGVVTQGVEQDHPALDISCRVGRPVRAAHDGVGRSRWTATHGWTFHLAGAGVKTRYSHLNAGAPAGSYNRGQIIGLCGNTGRWSTGPHLHFEAEPLHLLDVLESPSAEQLKSMEQMPQWRQRSVEASR from the coding sequence TTGCTGGGTCTGTTTGCCGCGTTGCTTGTGCCGATGTCGGGTGTGGTGACCCAGGGCGTCGAACAGGACCATCCAGCCTTGGACATCTCATGCCGTGTTGGTCGCCCTGTGCGTGCTGCCCATGACGGGGTCGGTCGGAGTCGCTGGACAGCCACCCACGGATGGACGTTTCACCTGGCTGGGGCAGGCGTCAAGACGCGATACAGCCACCTGAACGCTGGTGCCCCAGCAGGCTCTTATAACCGCGGCCAGATCATTGGTCTTTGCGGCAACACGGGCCGATGGTCGACCGGTCCTCATCTTCACTTCGAAGCGGAACCCCTGCATCTCCTGGACGTACTTGAGAGCCCCAGCGCAGAGCAGCTGAAATCGATGGAGCAAATGCCTCAATGGCGTCAGCGCTCGGTGGAAGCGAGCCGTTGA